The Pediococcus inopinatus region ATTCAACTTTCTGATCCTGCCCAGTTGGAGCCAATTATCAAGGGAGTTGTTGATGATAATCAGCAATCTGTTGATGACTTTAAAAACGGTAAAGATCGTGCAGTTGGTTACTTGGTAGGTCAAGTTATGAAACAAACTCATGGTCAGGCCAATCCTAAGGTTGTTAACCAGATTTTGATGGCTGAGTTGAAGAGTCGTTAAAACTGGTTTAGCTGTGACTTGTATAAACGTGTTGAAAAAGCCAGCTTCTTCCGCTTAGCTACGATAGGCAAACGATTCCTAGTGCGAATCATTTGCCTATCTAGGCTATGCTCGGAAGCTGAACGGCTTTTTCAACACTCTCGGAGGAAACACAAATGCAAAAAAGAGCTCGGGTCATTTACAACCCAACTTCAGGACGCGAAGTTTTAAAACAAAGCATGATCGACATCTTGAATATTTTAGAAGAAGCTGGTTTTGAAGCAAGCGCCTATGCCACCACGCCTGAACCGAAATCTGCCGAAAATGAGGCCCGGCGCGCTGCTAAAGCTGGGTTTGATTTAGTCGTGGCTGCCGGTGGCGATGGAACCATTAATGAGGTCGTCAACGGGATTGCAGACTTGCATTTTCGGCCAATGATGGCTATCATTCCAGCAGGGACTACAAATGATTATGCCCGAGCTTTGAAAATTCCTCGGGAAGATCCTGTGGCAGCTGCTAAAGTGGTCCTGAAAGATCAACGGATCAAGATGGACATCGGAAAAGCCGGTGAAAACTACTTTATTAACATTGCCGCGGGTGGTTTGCTGACCGAGCTAACTTATGATGTCCCTTCAAATATGAAGAGTATCTTTGGTTACTTAGCTTATTTGGTAAAAGGGGCAGAGTTACTTCCCCAGATCAAACCGGTTGATATGGACATCGAATACGATGGTGAACATTTTAACGGAAAAGCTTCAATGTTCTTTTTAGCGCTGACAAATTCAATCGGTGGGTTCGAACAGATTGTGCCGGATGCTTCTTTGGATGATGGGCGTTTCACGCTAATTATCGTCAAGGCATCGAATTTGGTTTCGATTCTTCATTTGATGGTTAAAGCCTTAAATGGAAATCATATGAATGATCCCCGGATTATTTATCGCAAACCAAAACGAGTTAAAGTTAACCCGGTAAATGATCGAGTTATGGTGAACATTGATGGTGAGTACGGTGGGGATGCACCCATGGTCTTCAAAAACTTGCATAAGCATATTGAGATGTTTGCCAACTTGGACAAGATTCCAGATGACGCTTACGATTTGTCGGAGCCAAAAGTGACAAAGGCTGAAGAGAACTTTATTAAACAGGTTAAAAAACTTCATGAAGACGATACTGAAGAGACGGATCAGGATAAAAATAAGTAAGAAGCCGTCCTTGGGCGTGATGGAAGAATTAGTGATGACGTGTCACTAGCACCATGATTCAATGGGACGGTTTTGTGGATTTTACTGAAGAAAAGAAAAATGAGGAAAAATATGAAATTTAGAGCACCAGTTTCAAAGAACGAAACGTATGACGTTACAATTATGGATTTAACTTACCAAGGAATGGGGGTCGCAAAAATTGATAGTTTTCCAATTTTTGTTGCCAACAGTTTGCCTGGTGAAGAAATTGTGATGAAGGTTACCAAAGTTGCAAAGACCTATGCATTTGGCCGGGTAATGGAATGGAAATCAAAGAGTCCAGACCGAGTTGAAGATAAGGACGCCCAATATACACAAACAGGGATCGCGCCTTTACAACATTTAGCTTATCCAGCCCAATTGGAATTTAAACAACACCAGATTCAAGAATTGTTTTATAAAGTGCATCTCAATTCAGTTGAAGTGAGTCCTACAATTGGAATGGACAAACCTTATGGCTACCGAAACAAGGCCCAGATTCCCGTTCGGAGTGTGAATGGCCAATTAACAACCGGTTTTTATCGTCGTAACAGCCATGATTTGGTACCAATGGAAGACTTCTATATCCAAGATCCTGAAATTGATAAGGCTATCGTGGTGGTTAGAGATATTTTAAGAAAGTATCATACTGCACCATATAACGAAGAAAATCATACGGGTGTTATTAAAACAATCATGGTTCGTCGTGGCCATTATTCTCATGAAATGATGATTGTTTTGATTACACGTGCGAAGAAGATTCCAATGAACTTTGAAATTACAGAAGAAATTCGCAAACAATTACCAGAAGTTAAGAGCATTATTCAAAATGTGAATGCTGCTCAAACCAACGTTTTAATGGGCAAAGAAGAAAAAATTCTCTGGGGTAGTGCAGTTATTCATGATACCTTGTTGGGTCAAAACTTTGCCATTTCAGCCGATTCTTTCTATCAGGTTAACCCTGTACAAACAGAAAAGCTTTATGAGCTGGCAATTAAAAAGGCTGGCTTGACTGGTAATGAAACTGTGATTGATGCTTATTGTGGAATCGGAACAATTTCATTAGCAATGGCGCAACATGCCAAAACAGTTTACGGTGTTGAAATTGTTGATAAGGCGATCCAAGATGCTAAAATCAACGCTAAGTTAAACAAGATTCATAACGTGAAATTCTTCACAGGTAAAGCTGAGGAACAAATGGACAAATGGCAACATGACGGCTTGGAACCGGATGTGATTGTCGTAGATCCTCCACGTAAAGGTTTAGCAACAGAGTTTATTACTGCTGCCACTGCCATGACGCCTAAAAAAGTGGTTTATGTCAGCTGTAATCCATCAACATTGGTCCGTGATGTCCAATTATTCATGGAAAATGGTTATCATGTGGATCAACCAGTAGTTCCAATCGACCAATTCCCACAAACACCACACGTGGAAAGTGTCACTGTGTTAGTGAAAGATTAATAAATAAAAATAAATCAATCTCTATCGACCATTTTGAGTGGTTGCATAGGATTGATTTTTTTTTTAGATTTTTCGCCAATTGTCAGAGGTACGTTGTATGACAGGAGGCATATTAATTGTGTTAAAAATGACATAAGTCAGTTTCAATTGGTTGAAGAAAATAAAATGGTGATTCAGCAAATAATGGACGAGATTCACCAAATTATGGAAGAATTAGATGAGTTAGTTTAAAATGAGGATAGGCTTTCCAGAATAATGAAAACAAATTAATTTCAGGAGGGAAGAGCATATGGCGGACATGTATATCAAAGATTATACAAATACTTTTATTGTACACGGTCATGAATATGAAGTTACTTCACCTGCGCGATTCAATAGTGACACTGACGAAATAGTTGATGATATGACGTTGGATGATCGAGCCGTTGAAATTGCCAATCAAATGTATCGTGATGATATAGGACTAGTTTCTCCTGATGATATTAAGAAGTATCGGGTGAAAATTGGTTTATCACAACGTGAGTTTGCCAAATTACTTGGCAGGAGCACTAATACTATTGCATTGTATGAAACTGGAGCTTCTCCATCTCGATCTAATAATAAATTATTAAAAGACCTAATGGAAAAGTAAACTTCACAGATATACCGAGTGAAGATTAGTTGCTTTGGTTGCTGACTATCAGGTGTCCGTTAAAAGGTAGACTACTGATGGGATTCCTGATGAAGTTGATGTGGATAAAACTTGAGAATAAAACATTAATAAAAAAGCAGATTAGGTCTCACAGAAGCACCCACCAAACGGGGCAAACTTCTGGAAAGCTAATCTGCTTTTATTTCAATCGATAATATCTAGTAGTTAAGTAGTAAACGGGGATGCCTAGTAGGGTGATTAAAATGCCAATCACTGCCAACCAAACCTGAGTTACGACGGTTGTCACCAAGATGAAGATTCCACCAAGGATGGCAATGGCCGGGATGACAGGATAGCCTGGCACCCGATATGGCCGTTCTAAATCTGGTTCACGTTTCCGAAGAATGAAC contains the following coding sequences:
- a CDS encoding helix-turn-helix domain-containing protein, with amino-acid sequence MADMYIKDYTNTFIVHGHEYEVTSPARFNSDTDEIVDDMTLDDRAVEIANQMYRDDIGLVSPDDIKKYRVKIGLSQREFAKLLGRSTNTIALYETGASPSRSNNKLLKDLMEK
- the rlmD gene encoding 23S rRNA (uracil(1939)-C(5))-methyltransferase RlmD, which gives rise to MKFRAPVSKNETYDVTIMDLTYQGMGVAKIDSFPIFVANSLPGEEIVMKVTKVAKTYAFGRVMEWKSKSPDRVEDKDAQYTQTGIAPLQHLAYPAQLEFKQHQIQELFYKVHLNSVEVSPTIGMDKPYGYRNKAQIPVRSVNGQLTTGFYRRNSHDLVPMEDFYIQDPEIDKAIVVVRDILRKYHTAPYNEENHTGVIKTIMVRRGHYSHEMMIVLITRAKKIPMNFEITEEIRKQLPEVKSIIQNVNAAQTNVLMGKEEKILWGSAVIHDTLLGQNFAISADSFYQVNPVQTEKLYELAIKKAGLTGNETVIDAYCGIGTISLAMAQHAKTVYGVEIVDKAIQDAKINAKLNKIHNVKFFTGKAEEQMDKWQHDGLEPDVIVVDPPRKGLATEFITAATAMTPKKVVYVSCNPSTLVRDVQLFMENGYHVDQPVVPIDQFPQTPHVESVTVLVKD
- a CDS encoding diacylglycerol kinase — translated: MQKRARVIYNPTSGREVLKQSMIDILNILEEAGFEASAYATTPEPKSAENEARRAAKAGFDLVVAAGGDGTINEVVNGIADLHFRPMMAIIPAGTTNDYARALKIPREDPVAAAKVVLKDQRIKMDIGKAGENYFINIAAGGLLTELTYDVPSNMKSIFGYLAYLVKGAELLPQIKPVDMDIEYDGEHFNGKASMFFLALTNSIGGFEQIVPDASLDDGRFTLIIVKASNLVSILHLMVKALNGNHMNDPRIIYRKPKRVKVNPVNDRVMVNIDGEYGGDAPMVFKNLHKHIEMFANLDKIPDDAYDLSEPKVTKAEENFIKQVKKLHEDDTEETDQDKNK